The following proteins are encoded in a genomic region of Cygnus olor isolate bCygOlo1 chromosome 23, bCygOlo1.pri.v2, whole genome shotgun sequence:
- the CD164L2 gene encoding CD164 sialomucin-like 2 protein isoform X2, giving the protein MAPPCAGALRCALLCAFLCALLCAQGPAATRAGGCGELRSCETCTASTASPNGSACVWVGCGAPQEPETWSCVQRGAAARGTCVLYNTTALCPAALKSPTKEPPQPPSKEPVTHSPRTSTTSAPLTGSPEFHPPGFDTASFIGGIVLVLSVQAVVFFIIKFIKSKDSTYQTLI; this is encoded by the exons atGGCCCCGCCGTGCGCCGGGGCGCTGCGCTGCGCGCTCCTCTGCGCGTTCCTTTGCGCGCTGCTGTGCGCGCAGGGCCCGGCCGCCACCCGCGCAG GAGGGTGCGGCGAGCTGCGATCCTGCGAGACATGCACCGCCAGCACCGCCTCGCCCAACGGCTCCGCCTGCGTCTGGGTGGGCTGCGGGGCGCCCCAGGAGCCAG AGACCTGGAGCTGCGTGCAGAGAGGGGCGGCAGCACGGGGGACGTGCGTGCTCTACAACACCACCGCCCTGTGCCCAG CAGCGCTGAAATCCCCCACCAAAgagcccccacagccccctaGCAAGGAGCCAGTGACGCATTCGCCAC gGACCAGCACCACCAGCGCCCCGCTGACCGGCAGCCCCGAGTTTCACCCCCCCGGCTTCGACACTGCCAGCTTCATCGGCGGCATCGTGCTGGTGCTGAGCGTCCAGGCCGTCGTCTTCTTCATCATCAAGTTCATCAAGTCGAAGGACAGCACCTACCAAACGCT GATCTGA
- the CD164L2 gene encoding CD164 sialomucin-like 2 protein isoform X1 yields MAPPCAGALRCALLCAFLCALLCAQGPAATRAGGCGELRSCETCTASTASPNGSACVWVGCGAPQEPETWSCVQRGAAARGTCVLYNTTALCPGNPAPPAEPGLWAGGAAGGAKSHETMSLGTPSSLFSLSPPAALKSPTKEPPQPPSKEPVTHSPRTSTTSAPLTGSPEFHPPGFDTASFIGGIVLVLSVQAVVFFIIKFIKSKDSTYQTL; encoded by the exons atGGCCCCGCCGTGCGCCGGGGCGCTGCGCTGCGCGCTCCTCTGCGCGTTCCTTTGCGCGCTGCTGTGCGCGCAGGGCCCGGCCGCCACCCGCGCAG GAGGGTGCGGCGAGCTGCGATCCTGCGAGACATGCACCGCCAGCACCGCCTCGCCCAACGGCTCCGCCTGCGTCTGGGTGGGCTGCGGGGCGCCCCAGGAGCCAG AGACCTGGAGCTGCGTGCAGAGAGGGGCGGCAGCACGGGGGACGTGCGTGCTCTACAACACCACCGCCCTGTGCCCAGGTAACCCCGCGCCCCCAGCGGAGCCCGGCCTttgggctgggggtgctgctgggggggcgAAATCCCACGAGACGATGTCACTTGGCACCCCgtcttccctcttttctctgtcGCCTCCAGCAGCGCTGAAATCCCCCACCAAAgagcccccacagccccctaGCAAGGAGCCAGTGACGCATTCGCCAC gGACCAGCACCACCAGCGCCCCGCTGACCGGCAGCCCCGAGTTTCACCCCCCCGGCTTCGACACTGCCAGCTTCATCGGCGGCATCGTGCTGGTGCTGAGCGTCCAGGCCGTCGTCTTCTTCATCATCAAGTTCATCAAGTCGAAGGACAGCACCTACCAAACGCTGTAA
- the GPR3 gene encoding G-protein coupled receptor 3, protein MMEDGPRNSSTGQRGWFAAWNGSGGSLDLESVVQPLPLNPWDVVLCVSGTIISCENAVVVVVIFYTPAFRAPMFLLIGSLATADLLAGLGLILHFAFVYFVRSEAVSLLTVGLLVTSFTASVSSLLAITIDRYLSLYNALTYYSERTVTRTYIMLVLAWGASVCYGLLPVMGWNCLKEPSACSIVKPLTKNHLIILSVSFFMVFAVMLQLYVQICRIVCRHAQQIAVQRHFLASSHYVTTRKGIATLAVILGTFASCWLPFAVYCLLGDYSYPALYTYVTLLPATYNSMLNPVIYAFRNQEIQKVLWAVCCGCFSPTMPFRSRSPSDV, encoded by the coding sequence ATGATGGAGGACGGGCCTCGCAACTCCAGCACGGGCCAGCGAGGCTGGTTCGCGGCCTGGAACGGGAGCGGCGGCTCCTTGGACCTGGAATCCGTGGTGCAGCCGCTGCCCTTGAACCCCTGGGACGTGGTGCTCTGCGTCTCCGGGACCATCATCTCCTGCGAGAACgccgtggtggtggtggtcatCTTCTACACGCCGGCTTTCCGGGCTCCCATGTTCCTCCTCATCGGCAGCTTGGCCACAGCCGACCTCCTGGCCGGCCTGGGGCTCATCCTGCATTTCGCCTTCGTCTACTTCGTCCGGTCGGAGGCGGTCAGCCTGCTGACGGTGGGGCTCCTGGTCACCTCCTTCACGGCCAGCGtcagcagcctgctggccaTCACCATCGACCGCTACCTGTCCCTCTACAACGCCCTGACCTACTACTCGGAGAGGACGGTCACCAGGACTTACATCATGCTGGTCCTGGCCTGGGGAGCCTCCGTCTGCTACGGGCTGCTGCCCGTCATGGGCTGGAACTGCCTGAAGGAGCCCTCGGCCTGCAGCATCGTCAAGCCCCTGACCAAGAACCACCTCATCATCCTCTCCGTCTCCTTCTTCATGGTCTTCGCGGTGATGCTCCAGCTCTACGTGCAGATCTGCAGGATCGTGTGCCGGCACGCCCAGCAGATCGCCGTGCAGAGACACTTCCTGGCCAGCTCCCACTACGTCACCACGCGCAAAGGCATCGCCACCCTGGCCGTCATCCTGGGCACCTTCGCGTCCTGCTGGCTGCCCTTCGCCGTCTACTGCCTCCTGGGGGACTACAGCTACCCGGCCCTCTACACCTACGTCACGCTGCTCCCCGCCACCTACAACTCCATGCTCAACCCCGTCATCTACGCCTTCAGGAACCAGGAGATCCAGAAGGTGCTGTGGGCCGTGTGCTGCGGGTGCTTCTCCCCCACCATGCCTTTCCGCTCCAGGTCGCCCAGCGACGTCTGA
- the WASF2 gene encoding wiskott-Aldrich syndrome protein family member 2, whose product MPLVTRNIEPRHLCRQTLPSVRSELECMTNITLANVIRQLGSLSKFAEDIFGELFTQANAFASRVSVLVERVDRLQVKVTQLDPKEEEVSLQGINTRKAFKSSTTQDQKLFDRDSLPVPVLETYGTCNTPPPLNILSPYRDDGKEALKFYTNPSYFFDLWKEKMLQDTKDIMKEKRKHRKEKKENPNRGNVNPRKIKTRKEEWEKLKMGQEFVEIKDKHGPAGYPSNMVYQNGSIGSNESMDVNCYPPPPQTDSIVPPPPSFPDDSLPPPPVEFSYPVDNQRGSGSGGTKRSSLVSPSHPPPAPPIGSPSGTRPGFAPPPAPPPPPPPMGSMPPPPPPMGFPSPGTPPPPSPPSFPPHPEFAAPPPPPPPPAVEYASVLPPPLPQPGSGSAPPPPPPPPPPGPPPLSSSGLDAPPAPPPPSDTSASKPKSSLPAVSDARSDLLSAIRQGFQLRKVEEQREQEKRDVVGNDVATILSRRIAVEYSDSEDDSSEFDEDEWSD is encoded by the exons ATGCCGTTAGTAACGAGGAACATTGAGCCAAGGCACCTGTGCCGTCAGACGTTGCCTAGCGTTCGAAGCGAGCTGGAATGCATGACCAACATCACCCTGGCAAATGTCATTCGACAGCTGGGCAGCCTGA GTAAATTTGCAGAAGACATATTTGGAGAGCTGTTTACTCAAGCCAACGCTTTTGCCTCTCGGGTGAGCGTTCTAGTCGAGAGAGTTGACCGCTTGCAAGTCAAAGTCACTCAGCTGGATCCCAAAGAGGAAGAAG TCTCTCTGCAAGGCATTAACACCAGGAAGGCCTTCAAAAGCTCCACTACTCAGGACCAGAAGCTCTTCGACAGAGATTCTCTCCCAGTTCCTGTCCTTGAAACCTATGGGACCTGCAATACTCCTCCACCTCTCAACATTCTCTCCCCGTACAG GGACGATGGCAAAGAGGCACTTAAATTCTACACAAATCCTTCGTATTTCTTTGacctttggaaagagaaaatgcttcagGACACCAAGGATATTATGAAAGAAAAGCGGAAACATAGG aaagagaaaaaggagaatcCTAACCGAGGAAATGTGAATCCACGGAAAATTAAAACCCGGAAAGAAGAGtgggagaagctgaaaatggGACAAGAATTTGTTGAGATAAAGGACAAACACGGTCCTGCTGG GTACCCCTCTAACATGGTGTATCAGAACGGCAGCATCGGTTCAAACGAAAGCATGGACGTGAACTGCTACCCGCCACCGCCGCAGACTGACTCTATTGTGCCACCACCTCCTTCGTTCCCAGATGACAGCCTGCCTCCACCCCCGGTGGAATTTAG CTATCCTGTAGACAACCAAAGAGGTTCTGGTTCTGGAGGGACCAAAAGATCCAGCCTGGTCAGCCCGAGTCACCCGCCACCAGCTCCTCCGATCGGATCCCCCTCCGGGACCAGGCCGGGCTTTGCTCCCCCTCCGGCGCCGCCTCCGCCACCACCGCCGATGGGGAGCATGCCCCCGCCACCTCCTCCCATGGGTTTCCCGTCCCCGGGGACCCCACCACCCCCTTcgcccccttccttccctcctcaccCCGAGTTTGCTGCCCCGCCACCACCGCCGCCCCCTCCAGCGGTCGAATATGCCAGCGTGCTCCCACCTCCGCTGCCTCAGCCGGGCAGCGGGAGCGCGCCGCCTCCCCCTCCAccaccgccgccccccggccccccgccgctGTCTTCCAGTGGTCTGGATGCCCCCCCGGCGCCACCGCCACCCTCGGACACCTCCGCCTCCAAGCCCAAGTCATCCTTGCCTGCGGTTAGCGATGCCAGGAGCGATCTGCTCTCAGCTATCCGTCAAG GCTTCCAGCTCCGCAAGGTGGAAGAGCAGCGGGAACAGGAGAAGCGGGACGTTGTGGGCAATGACGTGGCCACAATCCTGTCACGCCGCATCGCCGTGGAGTACAGCGACTCTGAGGATGACTCTTCGGAGTTTGATGAGGACGAATGGTCGGATTAA